One Aphidius gifuensis isolate YNYX2018 linkage group LG5, ASM1490517v1, whole genome shotgun sequence genomic region harbors:
- the LOC122856490 gene encoding protogenin A-like, which yields MWRSRIKESQLKIIPSGSVVLADKEIILSCFFDDVHENNVTWFYNGKHIKNNSCDNLICEIKTNGSIEILKSNDYQQIVIDKNENQHEYYCSRASTVGVLRSPSVFLKIADISDKIQVSPGEVSVYENGLAKFHCNIFSYPSANITWWHNDELIEINESSTKYIMGQSGELYINSIQQTDSGFYKCKARNIFINQDDKVSNSGQLKVLSLSSGEDKKYTNTTAYYTEVKSIHEVPSGERLKIICGASGYYPPNISWLVFNSSGQFELTNTPSISILEFENINVFHTGDYYCTTEDQIIFHHIKIKVGLPPLSINQHTNFILKNNNELKFKCQVDGEPKPTITWFKNLKEIQQNDSRFTVTKDPSVFRIKDIGSEDTGEYQCVAKNIHGEYWNAGHFEFDNMHGINYIPKLATCSVISSNAINVSWVASETIEKNKYNNYTVEYWKTDDLNEKVLIESTQETFLNIKGLKKYTNYSFHVRLWGPHRCSLPSNTVTCKILDNYDVNIKKENTTERILKAHHDELIAEENHTSDNITLGIVIGIFISVIFIGITIGYVCYLKRRSSSTYNEFLNSGNETPSNNETEMVEIFQNLPSAFPHSLGVIPEQLIM from the exons ATGTGGCGTTCACGAATCAAAGAATCACAACTTAAAATAATACCAAGTGGAAGTGTTGTGTTGGCAGACAAGGAAATTATTCTCAGCTGTTTTTTTGATGACGTACATGAAAACAATGTGACATGGTTTTATAATGGTAAACATATTAAAAACAACTCgtgtgataatttaatttgtgaaataaaaactaatggatcaattgaaattttaaag tcaaatgattatcaacaaattgtaattgataaaaacgaaaaccaacatgaatattattgttcaCGAGCAAGTACAGTTGGTGTTTTACGTTCTCCatcagtatttttaaaaattgctg atatttcagataaaattcaagtatCACCAGGAGAAGTTTCAGTCTATGAAAATGGACTAGCTAAATttcattgtaatatttttagttatcCATCTGCAAATATAACATGGTGGCACAATGATGAgcttattgaaataaatgaatcaaGTACAAA atatatCATGGGACAATCTGGAGAACTTTATATCAATTCAATACAACAAACAGACTCTGGTTTTTACAa ATGTAAagcaagaaatatttttataaatcaagatGATAAAGTTAGTAATTCTGGACAATTAAAAGTGCTATCATTGTCAAGTggtgaagataaaaaatatacaaacacTACAGCATATTATACTGAAGTTAAAAGTATTCATGAAGTACCAAGTGGTGAAagattaaaaatcatttgtgGAGCATCTGGATATTATCCTCCAAATATATCCTGGCTTGTTTTCAATTCTTCAG GACAATTTGAATTGACCAACACTCCAAGTATAAGTATTTTGgaatttgaaaatatcaatgtttttCATACTGGTGATTATTATTGCACTACAGAAGACCaaataata tttcatcatattaaaataaaagttggaTTACCACCATTGTCAATTAATCaacatacaaattttattcttaaaaacaataatgaattgaaatttaaatgtcaagTTGATGGTGAACCAAAACCAACAATTACatggtttaaaaatttaaaagaaatccAACAAAATgata gTCGATTTACTGTAACTAAAGATCCATCAGTATTTCGAATAAAAGATATTGGATCTGAGGATACTGGTGAATATCAGTGTGttgcaaaaaatatacatggtGAATATTGGAATGCTGGTCATtttgaatttgataatatgcatggtataaattatattcctAAATTAGCAACATGCAGTGTAATTTCATCTAATGCAATCAATGTGTCTTGGGTAGCATCAGAGaccatagaaaaaaataaatataataattacactGTTGAATACT gGAAAACagatgatttaaatgaaaaagttcTAATAGAGTCTACTCAAgagacatttttaaatattaagggtttaaaaaaatatacaaattattcatttcaCGTACGTTTATGGGGACCTCATAGATGCAGTCTCCCTTCAAATACTGTCACTTGtaaaatattagataatt atgatgtaaatattaaaaaagaaaatacaactgaaagaattttaaaagctCATCATGATGAATTAATAGCAGAAGAAAATCATACATCAGATAACATTACTTTGGGTATTgttattggaatttttataagtgttatttttattggaatAACAATTGGATATGTATGCTATTTAAAAAGACGTTCATCATCAAcgtataatgaatttttaaatagtggTAATGAGACACCATCTAATAATGAAACTGAAAtggttgaaatttttcaaaatttacctTCTGCTTTTCCACATTCACTTGGAGTCATACCTGaacaattaataatgtaa